DNA sequence from the Sulfurimonas sp. HSL3-1 genome:
GCTGAAAATGCTATACGGTTCAACGTGGACGAGGCTATGGACTTCTCCAAGATCAAGATGCACAGCGATGCACTCAAGCGCGAGTTTTTTCCCCACATTGCGAAGCTCAAACAGTACATGGCCAGCACTCCGGCGCGCCCGGATCTCTCCGCGTAACCCCTCTTTTCCCACCCCTCCGGGCCTGGTATGATTTCAGGCATGAATGAACGAAACGGCAGGGTGGTCTCCCTCATTATCGGTCCCGAAGCAAAATCGGCGCTCGAGAGCGTGCCTTCCGTTACCGCCGTTGCGGGCAGGGGGCTTGCCGGCGACCGCTACTATTTCGGCCGCGGCAGTTTCAACGGGCCGCAGTTCGACCCAGGTGTGCGCGAGGTGACGCTGATCGCCGCCGAGGCAATCGCCGAGTGCAACCGGAGGCTCGGTACGGCACTCTCTGCCGCTGATTTCCGGCGCAACATCGTCACGGAGGGGATCGACTTCGCCGCACTCAAGGGACAGCGGTTCCGTATCGGGGATGTGACGCTGCGGTGGGTGCGGAGCGCGCCGCCCTGCCGCTATCTTTCACGGCTGCTTGGCGAGGACATGATGACAGGTCTCAAGGGAATAGGCGGTATCCGCGCCGTGATCGAAACGGGCGGGACGATCAACGAAGGAGACACGGTCCATGTCCTACCGTGAAAAACTGCGCGCCTTTCCCGACGGGGCGCAGGAGGTGTTATATGAAGGGAAGCGTTACCTGATGCGCAAAGAGACGCACCTGGACGGCAGGCTTATCAAACTCTACGCCGAAGAGCTGGGGGGCAATGACTTCGTGAGCCTGAATTACTACGAAACGTCTTCCGCCCCGCTGCTTAAACCCTGCGAGATGCCCGCCGAAAAAGTGATCGCCTTTATCGAGAATGCAATGTTGCGGTGAGCGCGCCCTTAGAAGGCGTAAGTCACCTGCATGCTGACGCTGGA
Encoded proteins:
- a CDS encoding MOSC domain-containing protein; its protein translation is MNERNGRVVSLIIGPEAKSALESVPSVTAVAGRGLAGDRYYFGRGSFNGPQFDPGVREVTLIAAEAIAECNRRLGTALSAADFRRNIVTEGIDFAALKGQRFRIGDVTLRWVRSAPPCRYLSRLLGEDMMTGLKGIGGIRAVIETGGTINEGDTVHVLP
- a CDS encoding peptide methionine sulfoxide reductase, whose amino-acid sequence is MSYREKLRAFPDGAQEVLYEGKRYLMRKETHLDGRLIKLYAEELGGNDFVSLNYYETSSAPLLKPCEMPAEKVIAFIENAMLR